A stretch of DNA from Roseovarius sp. M141:
CCGTAACGCGCGCTTCAGCGTGACGTCTGTCAGTCGCCCACAATGACCGATGATGCCAAGATCAAGAATGGGACCGCCCGCTCAGGCGGGTTCGGGCCAGACAAATTCCGGGCGCAGGCCCTCATAGACCGGGCGACCGTCCGATGGTTTGGCGTAATCTTTCGAACCGTCGTAAAATGCGTGATAGGTGGCCTCGGGGAACGACGAGTCATTGTAGCCCATGACATTCGGCACGGCGACGCGGATGCGTTTCTGCTTGTCGTCAAGCATCAGGGCGGCGCCGCACTCGGCACAAGTGCAAAGCTCGAGCGGGCCGTCGGGGTTATCCTTGTTGAACGGCTGGCGATTCATCTTTTCCGGGTGGTCGACCGACAGGTCGCCGTAATTGAAGAAGGCCACATGGGTGGTCTGCTGGCCGGTCACGCCCTTGCAGACATTGCAATGGCAGACGTGATTGTCGATCGGCTCCGCGTTGGCACTGACGTGGACGTGATCGCATCCACCTTTATAGGAACTGGACATTGTCTCTTCTCCTTGTGTGAATATTTCGCTCGGCCTCAGGCATAATCTAACACCAAACGGTGGAAAATTGCGAAAAAACCTTGCCGTGGCGCCCATCTATGGCGCTAAAATCCAGCACAGGAAAAATGGAACGCGGGCTGGTATCAAGGGCGACAATTGCAACACCCAGCTTTGCGGCCATGCTCTGCGCGCCGGTTTTCTGCATGAAATTCTCATTGGCGAAGGTCGGCACCGACAGCCGATAGAGCACCGGCACCTATTGCCCCTTCGCAGTCTGCGACGGCAGGTAGATAGCGAACCGCATGTCGCGGTTCAACGGGGTCAAGTGGTGTGTATACTGCTAGGTCCCAGGGGGCTCGCGTCGCTTTGGTTGATGGGGATGTCGCTCGTGCAGCGGGTAATATGCGGGACACCCTGTATTTCTATCCCGCCATAATCATATATCTTTACAAATCAGTATGAGGTTAGCGTAACAATGGAGGCGCGTCTGTTCGCAAGGGAGGCGTCGATTTCCAGTTGGGAAGGAGTGTCCGAATTTGTCGCCGACGCAGAGACCGCAAGCCTTACAGCCGCCAACCGGCTGGGGATTTCCACAGCGCAGGTCAGCCGTCAGATCGGGGCACCTGAAGCGCGGTTGGCATCATGCACCGGACGCGATCCATCCACAAAACCAGCCCCTGCCGCCCGAGGTGCTGCTGCTAGACCATCTGAGCCAAGGGCTGGACTGATCTTGCGCTTTTTGAAGCTGCAATCGATGGGGAAAATCAGATGATCGTCAGAGAGCACCCGTCTTCACTCCAACTTTTCTTTGTGATGCAAGGATCGGTTGTGCCGAAAATCATCGGCAGGATCATCGGGGTCGCCCTGTTGTCGGCGACTATCCTGGTAATCGATCAACGCGTCGTCACCTTGCCGCATATTTCGATAGGCGCCATGGGGATATTTGGCGTCGCGCTGTCGCTGTTCCTTGGGTTTCGCAACAACGCAGCCTATGACCGTTGGTGGGAGGCCCGCAAACTTTGGGGATCAATGATCGCCGATGTGCGCAATCTGGGGCGACACATGTGTGTCTTTGTCGGGAAGGGGTCAGACCGCGAGCATATCCTGTCCTGCGCCGTCGCGTTTGCCCATCTTCATCGCGGTTTTTTGCGAAAAGTCGACGTACG
This window harbors:
- a CDS encoding GFA family protein, producing the protein MSSSYKGGCDHVHVSANAEPIDNHVCHCNVCKGVTGQQTTHVAFFNYGDLSVDHPEKMNRQPFNKDNPDGPLELCTCAECGAALMLDDKQKRIRVAVPNVMGYNDSSFPEATYHAFYDGSKDYAKPSDGRPVYEGLRPEFVWPEPA